From the Xenopus laevis strain J_2021 chromosome 7L, Xenopus_laevis_v10.1, whole genome shotgun sequence genome, the window ACACAAAGTTCAGAGACCTTTTTAATCGGTCTTGTATATTTATAGTTATCAATTGCAATGTTTGTTCCTCTTGTCTGTTCCATTAccatattgtaaaaatgtacagcaCCACATACTAAAGTAGTagtatgtactgtaaataaaaatatacataccataaatatattttagattgTAATCTTTATTGAgcagggtcctctttacctcATGTATCAGTCAGTATTTTTATGCTATAGATATTGTTTGTTATACATTCCTTTGCTGTTGAGCTTTGTagaatgtatttagaaatatgttttgtttataataatattaataatcagCCCACAAGTTGGAAACATGTCTGTTTGTCACTGGAGACACAACCCATGGCGCCAGGTTACTATACATGTCCTATTGAGTCACTGTGACTTCTGGGATCAGGCACAGGAAGCCATTTATTTCATTGATGAGAATTACTCAGGCGCAGCTGAATATAAGAAGGTTTGTATggttatattgtgaaaaatgtacCAGTATATTTAATTAAACACAGACACAGATTCAGCTGCAGAGAGAAGATCAAATTTCTGTGGGAGGGGGTCATGAATAATGCAGAGAGGTCAACCTGCAACCCTcgagctgttgttgaactacaactcaacCAGTTggtgggtgcagggagttgtggaGGGTTGCAGGTTTGTAATAATACAAACCTCCAGCAATTGTATGGGTAATGGAAATGGCACACCAGGCCACTGAAATAAAAGCAGATACAAGCTGAGACTGGCCAGTGTACTCAGTGAAAGACAGATTTCTGCCAAACAAATAATGTGCCATTAcccatacacattatatatatatatatatatatatatattcctttgattcttttatttcttgtacaggtatgcaacctgttatccagaatgctcaggacctgggatctatacataatttggatcttcataccttaagactactagaaaatcatgtaaacataaataaccccaataggtgcgttctgcttccaaaaatgattaattaaatattagtatggatcaagtacaatgtactgttttattatgaaaaaggaaattatttttacaaatgtggtttatttgcataaaatgtagtctatgggagacagccttttcgtaattcagcgttttctggataatgggtttctggataacagatcccatacctgtaatatatatctGTCCTCATGGGGAACCCCTATGGTCCTGATAGCGCAAGGCGATTTGTCCTCTTATAATAACCCAAAATAGCcttggtgtacaggtatgggatccgttatccggaaacccattatccagaaagtcccgaattacagaatggctgtctcccatagactccattttatccaaataatccaaatgttttaaaattatttcctttttctgtataataataaaacagtagcttctacttaatcccaactaaagatggccatagatgttgagatttttaaaagatccgatcctcatcgtgagaccacgattttcacagaacgatcgtatgattgtacgaattgaccatcaactaaaaagaccaatttgccaggaaaacaaaagggagctgcctgctttgccctgcaaacatagatagattgcactgggaccaacaaagattttttaacctggccgatcaatttcctgacagatgttggccgaaaaatcgtaagatgtacgatcatttgaatcccactaaccgcacgatactttcgaaggattggttggacttcgctaaaatcggtcgttctgcaagaagaatcgtcgcatctatggggagcttaagttataattaatccttattggaagaaaaaccagcctattgggtttattttatgtttaaatgattttctagtagtcttaaggtatgaagatccaaattatggaaagatccattatctggaaacccccaggtcccaatcattctgcataacaggtcccatacctgaatgtaaatgtaaatcgccagctcgatggcacttggagcactacTTTTTCCAatgtcatccgaagtttcctcgtgagacaacgtcgggcaacttcggaaaatgaagcgctccaagtgccatcctgcggCGATcaacattctagccagcggaaggcagttcggagagattagtcgccccgaagaagaggagatttgtcaccgggcgactaatctccccgaatctgagcgtgtgctcTGACCCTAAAGTCATCTTATTCAGGAGAAAGACGTTAAGATGACCATATATTGGCAAATTGGTGTCAGAAAGGGATAACCAGATTTTTCCTTCACTCCTAAATCTCTTCTTTTAAAAATACcgttttaaattgaattaaatagAATCGACAGATACGTCATATTTACAAGCCCACAGCCAATATTTACAAGCTCACATCTGTGGATCTTTATACATTTAGTagcatataaaataaagtttcatTGTGTATAAAGATAGTGGTTCATGCAGGCCATAAACCTAGCAGGCTCATCATGTAGATAACATCATGGACAGCTTGTGACAACAGTGTGACACAAGAGCGTAATCTTCTGTCTTCTTAGTTTCCCACAGTCTTACCAATGGCAGCCTTGCACTATACAATAGATGGGACTTTAATTACTGCATGGCAAATTGACTGTGAATTGCCTCAAGATTATTCAGCCTCCTCAAGCATATCAGCAGCAGAGGGCCATTTGTAAATGCACTAGTGACTTTCTTTTATGAGTAAAAGAGGAGGGAAAGTTTCTTTTGACAAAAAATGCCATGTGAAGTATGTGAATGGTCTGTTTTCAGTAAACACAAGCCACAGAACTTCACAGCAGCTTGTACCTGCTACTGCTATGAGAATCTGACCttttatgtaaaatttaattctgtGGCTACTGCTTTTGAAAGCTGATTAGTCTGGTGAAGCAGAACATTTCTGAAGGTGGCCACCTCTTGCCCATTTATTCTTCTGTTAATCGGATCCAAGGTTGCACAAGTGGAATGCAGGGTTTCGAAAAAGGAGAAAGCAGGAGAATGACCTCATATCTGTCAGAtaacatttgaattattcactTGTAGACTGCAAGCTTTTCGACAAAGCCCCTTCCTTCCTCTTGTTTCTCACTGATTAAACTGGTTGTGTTATATAAAGAAAATGTCTTAAAACCATAGGTAGAGTATCTTATCACCCACTTAGACTGTGAACTCTATGGGTCAGGGACCACCTTCCTTAACCTTGAATGATATCGTATTGTGTAATTTGTGTGTTTTCGTTTATTCTATTGATCCCCGCCTGTTCTGTggatatattgttttaatgtacagtgctataaaaatatttttacaggcATATAGTTAAACAGGTTATTCTTGAAGGCTTCACAGTCTGTGAAACCTTTACctcttgctttttatatttgaataaacttttttcatgggaaacaaatgtaaaaattggaTCTGTCTGCAAACAATTTTAggtcagagacacacactcagattcggggatattagtcggccagcgacaaatctcctcttcttcggggcgactaatctccccatactgcctaccaccggctagaatgtaaatcaccggcgggatggcaaacagtgcgctttgttttccgaagtcgcccgaagttgcctcacaaggaaatagggttgccaccttttctgggaaaaaataccggccttcctatatatttatcttttttccccattaataacattgggatcaaccttcatttttactggccgggccggtaaaataccagccaggtggcaaccctacaaggaaacttgaggcgacttcagaaaaaaaagcactccgagtgccatcccgagaTATGCGATTTAAGATATGTTCAAGTTTTTGGGAAAACTTATCCCAAATATCTGCCATAATTCTATATTAATAACGCTTATTGCAAATGtacaaacttattgttattcAGTCTTCAAAGAGCTAAAATCTTCCACAGCCATCTTTTCACTCTGCATGCCATATCAAAGTTAACAGATGGTGGTCAAGTAGAATGCTGTTAATCAGCTAGATCTCTCCATTCAGGAGACTGCTTTGAGGATTTCCCGCCATTTCTAGTCAGCATGATGTCAGAATTTTGTGGAGTgtctgtcttttctttttttaagaatgtGTCCCACATGCCAGACTACACAATGACTGGAACCAAATGTTTAATTACATGTCATTTTTGTCAGAACTAGACTGTCCTGTAACCCAAACCCCACACACTTTCAATGGTTCTTATGTCCCCAGCTTGTGTGGCAATTTGACAAGGAGAATTCAATCAGTAAATCTTCTGGGGACAATGGCTGAGATATTCTGAatgaggtaacgtttagtatatCCTCTGATAAAATCTGCACAGGCTTCTGTCTATAATCTACTCCATCAGCAAATGAATTTGTGAGTGCCTCACTTGTTGGTCTTTCCCACACTCAGCCACCAATTGTTAACTCCAGCCAACAATGGAGGCCTCAATTACAGCTCACTAAATTGACTGTGAATGACCTTGGGATAATAACAGATGAACAGGTGGAGGGTGGGTGAGATAAAAAGGAGACTGAATGAATGGAACAGAAGCTGGGAGAGTGTTAATGCCGTTCAAAGCACACATAGCCCCATAGCCAGCATTCCTCTGGCAGATTAAACCATTCTGAGAGAGGGGCACACTTCTAGGTGGGAAAAAAAGATCAAAAGACAGGAAACATAAATCCATTCAATTGCTGTCTTCTGTTTTTCCCCCTGAAAGCGCAGCAGGCATGTTCGCTTTCAGATTACTTCATTTTCTGTATGAGCTCATGGCAATCTCAAGAATAAAAAGGATGGCTTTTTTTCAGAATGTTAATAAGCTAGAGAATACCTCACAGACTGTATGCCAAGGAGGACTTTTTGGCGGGAATTTCTTTTCAGgaatttcttttctgtttttgtttcttttggacAGAAgtgtaatctctctctctctctctctctctctggggcaaattcactaaaggaagaagcgcctaacgctagcgttaattcgctagcacagcgcattttcattaatttgcagattcactaacggacaactggcgtaaattcgctagtgttaattcgcacccttacgcctgtcgaatttgcgcaacggacgtcactacgcaaattcactgacgcgcgcttttttctgaacgctaccttttacgccagacttccttcgccacctcagaccaggcgaagtgcaatagagtagatagggattgcttcaaaaaaagttaaaaaattttctaagtcccaaaatacgctggagtgttttctttttttatgggtgatgggctgaaaaagatcgaacatttttttggggctaccctccttcccccctacaactcatggcaccttaactatacagtgggcacatgtgtagggcaaaataaaaaatttatttgctgttttgaaggtttcccaggcttgtgtagtgatgctacatatacctccattgtaacttcaatttggcgccatatgcaaattaagcatcgctagtgtaacttcgctttgcttggcgaattaacgctagtgcaacttcgcaaccttacgcttcccctgagcgcaacttcggattttagtgaatttgcgtatggCTGGCGAacatacgcctggcaaagtgtggctaagcggacactggcgcaactacgaatcttagtgaatttgcccctctctctctctctctaattgtGTAAATAAAACTACAATTTCTTTAGTGCAAATAAATGATGCCTTGGTTTTACTCACTTTTAtgggaacatttatcaaaggtcgaatttcgagttcatgtgagtttttaaaaacctcccataaactcccatgaactcgaaattcgaccaattgaaatttagtaaaaaaaaaaaagatctaattttcaaaactcgggtgaattgaatccacccgaaaactcttgattgtcaggaaggctgcaaacaactccaaattgatcccaggatgtcttccattgactaaaacagcaattcggcaggttgtaggtggcaaatagtcaatttgagtttttaaaaggccagtatatgataaaaaaaaattgacagttttggccgtaaaaaaactcgaaactaCACATtcgaaattcagattttcacttcaacccatgataaatctgccccttaaggtaagAAAGGAGTGTttcctttttttggaaaacaaatacactgttgtttaaataaaacatacataataAAGATGAATGTTTGTCCATTTGAGACCGTATTTACAATTACACCAGGTGCAAAGGGATGCAAAAATGCTTCATAGCACATACTGGGGGGGTTGGTCATTCAGACACTCAAGCTAGAGAGTGCAAACATTTTGGTGGGCAATAAGTGTGGGTGCTGACTTGTGCCCCAACTGCACTGGGATCTGTACCCTGCACTGTGTTTTTAGTCTGTTGCAAGGTGCAGAGCATAGCACAGTTGGGATTCAAGTCAGCCCTCTACTTACTGCTCTCTAGTTTGCTAGACCACCACCCACCCTGTACATTAtaaatacagagctgctgaatacaggcagcactattttcataaaaaaggCTCACGTATATGTGGAAAGAACTGCACCAATAGGTGTTAATCACAGGGCAGGATGCAAACtacaaaaacatggcaatttggaCCAATTTCTTTGCAATAGTATCCTGCCCTTTTGTTTTGTTCAAAATTCCATAGGGTATGATCAAATCAACAAAAAATTGTAGGGACCTTTCACTTGTCTGGAAGGAGGTCAACAAACCTTTGCTGAAAATACAACAGGCAAGATATGGCCATCCAAGAGTTTTGTATGCCCCCAGACTGCTCACAATCTTAAATTACCTGTTTGGAtgccattattattttattattatctgaCCCCCCTAATATTCAAAAGGAAGATGACTggaaattttatatactgaacttattgaacaagCCTAAATGTTCAGCAattctatagtagtaatgagccaggccttcaaagttgtcacagaaatttcccatcttggattttgttaggagtgtctgtgacacgcacatgcttttaaaattaaaaaaataagatttgcctgtcatataaattgatgctacagggctgattattaaattctaattagggatgcaccagatccaggattcagttccggATTTggagccgaaccgaatccgaatccaaaaattcacatgacttcatgaattacattttttttttaaccgcagttcggtttggtatttggtcaaatctttcacaaaggattcgggattgggctgaatcctaaaatagtggattcggtacattccTAATTCTAATGATAATTGTGcagatttctgagctgccatgtaccaataatctgaattatttaccctatattgtgacatttatattacatatattttcagTATAGTGTGCGTAAGCCCCTACGTTGactaactgacagcagcacagagcatgcacAGTGAtttagtagaaaagaagatgggggacTACTAGGGCCAATTTTGGAGGCACAGGTCATCCCTCTTAAAGGACCATGAttgccttaggctggtatagaagcccaaaacataatgtataccatttctgccctactttcttaagctttacttctcctttaatatactaagtAATTGGCCAATGTATACAAATGATTGGTCAACACTGGTATAGAAGAACTACTCACATTAtggaaaggaaaatacatttacatattggcTTTTGCTAAGTGCTAAGCTTCTGTCAGTGATAGGTTTACCCCAATCAAATTGCACCATTCCATAGTCCTGGAGAACAGTCAGCAGGGAATTATAGCAATGGACAAAACATGTTCTTGTAGGGGCAGGTGTGAGAGGGTTGTGATGACATGACTTGTAGGGgggcaccaaaaatgtttttgcatgggGGCCCAGAAAAGTCAAGTAATGTCACTGCTTTAAATATTAGATTGTGAGTCTTGTGGGGCACAGACTAAATAAGAATAACTGATTAAAACAAATATCAGATATGCAGGTGCACATAGGTTATGCAGTATGATTTACACAGCTCCAGTCCCTAAGATCCCACACATTGCTGGCTTACCCCCTTGTCATGTgggacatatatgtatatatatatatatatatatgtatggggcagccattcaaagaaaaaaaggctcaggttacacagcagatagcagaactctgtagaacataatggtgttatctgttatccactatttaacctgtgccatatagcctttttttcaatttccaccattgctacacagcagcttgcttatatgagttatagtagtgtttctgaagcaaacacatcagttttaccaatgcagggcaacagtacattttattttcattactttaaaacactttcattatttgttgttacggttcctttaaacaGGGAACTTAAAATACCTGTCACAAAAATGCCCTTGAGGGAGAACAGGTGTAATTATATGCCTGATACTTTGAAAAGCAAGAAGGAACAGCAAATGATTtaattatataacatttatatttatgtatttaagtgcatttacattttctttgaaaTACTACAGTCCATTAACACTTCAACAtgaagcaactagtaattaaacatgaaaagtaACTTTTCTACTTTAAAGAGAAATTCAGGGTCAATCCATACAGGCCTGGGGGCATTCCTCTATTTCATTAATATAACAGTCTTTAACCCCTGTGTCCCTGGCATGATCTGCAATATGCAGGTCCTCCAGCAGTAGGCAAGGGCTGCTGTGATTACCACGGCCTCCAGATTATTTCTGATGTGTTGGATGAGGAGTGTTTGAGGCTTGGGGCACCTTGGGGCAAATCACTGTCAGCTGGAACATTTCTATTAAAATGCTGCATCAGTTTCCAGTTTGCCTGTTTTTGCATTTCTGTTTGAGACAGGAATTGAAGAGTCTCTTCTAGACACCTGCTGTAGCCTTGTTTATAATCTTGGAATGGGCTTTTCCGGGCAAATGCATCTGCTGTTAGAGAAAAAAGAGCAAATGTTATCATTCTGATTATTTACAAACACTGTTCATAGTGTTTATATCATTTACTCTTTCTATATTTACTATTTTTTCCCAATCACTAGAgatgaaacataaaaaaacattgcactgcatacacaaaCAGTTTTTCTCCGCTTCTGTACAGAtaaatgggagctgccatattgccttTTCTTACTGAGGCATTCTCTGTAGATTTCCAAACATCAGCTTTGTTTCTATTATTTCACCACTAGGGGCGCTGTTAACAATTAAGGGATATCTGGATATCAAGCATTTACAGGCTATGGGTATTAATCACTGGTTGATAAGACATGAGCACTAGACTGTATGCTGTATGGGCGAGAGTGGACAAGTCTGTATATATAACATGAACATGATCCCTTACCATTCATCTGGAGCTGACGATCTTTCAGGTAGTTGACTGTCATCTCTAGGATGTCTGCTTTTTCCAGTTTAGAGTTTGGCTGGTGCCTCTGAAACTCCTTCTCCAGCAACATTCGGAGCTGCTTGATGCTGCTGTTTATCCGGTCCCGTCTCATCTTCTCCACCACCGGCTTTCTTATTTGCTGCAAGGGCAGATGAATTTTGATTAAATGAATGTATTCAAATACTTAATGTAGTTAGATTGGGATGAGTATATgtgtgctatttttatttttaatgtctcATCCTTATATTATAGTGGCACTTTGATTTAACTATCTCACTgtttagacagacagacagacagacagacagacagacagacagacagacagacagacagacagacagacagacagacagacagatagatagatagatagatagatagatgatagatagatagatagatgatagatagataatagatagatagatagatagatagatagatagatagatagatagatagatagatagatagataataaatagatagatagatagatagatagatagatagatagatagatagatagatagtttaaACATATTTAGGCAACACTGCAAACTGTGAGAAGCAAATGATAGAATAACATAGATACATACCCTAAGGGAAGTTTTTGCTTTTGGGTTCTCCATGCTGCAGTCCAGGGCAACGTGGGTAGAAGCCATTTATTGCACTCTGTCTGTGCCAAGctctctgttctctggttcttgTGCTGTTCAGCAGATGTGAATGTGTTCTCTATTTATACCCCCTTATCAGCTGCAGAATCTGTGAGTGCTTGGCTTGTTGAAGTTTCCCACAGTCAGCAGCCAATCAAATACTTGTCCCTAACAATACAGAGAGCTTCAATTACTAGATGCTAAATGAACTGTGGAACTGCCTAAGGATAACAACCCTCTGTCAAGGAGCAGGTGGAGTGTGGAAGGACAATAGGGTAGAGGTCTGTAATGATACATTAGAATCTGGGAAAGACTCGTGTGGTCACAAGACACGTGCTCCATGTGCCTAAAGGTGGGGTGGATTAAATGTTCTGTAGTAGGGAAATGTCTGGTAGCAGCTGTAAAGGGTGTGAGGTAATTGCCATAATATGGCTATGACTTTCCTTTTTATAAGATTAAAGCAACATGTGCATATTGAAACCAGACATGAAATCATATCTTCTTTGGACATACAATGCACACTTCAGATAATACACTTGCAAGGTAAACCATGAATTTAGTTTGGATACTAGATGCAGAAGAGTGAGTCACTGAATTTAAAGGCATGACAAGTATGTATAATTATATGCAAAAGACTCCATACATGTGCAAAATGTGCCATTGGTCAGCATGTTATTTGGTTTTGGTGCAATAGCTCCAGATTATAGGCAAGCAAAGGACACGCTaatggccagatttattaagggttgaatttcgaagtaatgagagtttttttgaactcccataacttcaaaattcaaagtaaaaaagaccaaccgaaatttattaaaaaaatcaaagtgtttttctGCGGGTAattaggctgtattcgaatcggtCGAAACAAAGTAAcattgtattcgatcgaatttgattcaaagtattttcaaaaataaaactttgatttttcaaagtccaccaattgactactaatgagttctaggaggtcccccgtaggctaaaacagtaatttggcaggttttagatggctaatggtcaaagttgaagttttacagcaacagtacatgataaatttcgatattcgaatagtcaaaaatttttcaaattagaatctaattttggcctatttgatagtcaaagtacgcAAAACtagcttggaattcaaatttttttgcttctaatttttactttgacccttgataaatctgccccatactgttcataaattgattttattacataaatactgGTGTATGCGTATGTGTGACCAGCATTACACATAGGGGTCtcctcagtgtccccactgcctTTGCACCAGGATCCAATAACAGCATAGGCTCTTTACTTGGCATTGGGGTATAATGATGAAAGGCATTAAAATGGGCTGACTGATGACCTCATtcagcctatggggcaaattcactaagatccgaagttgcgccggcgatagcttcgccacactccgccgcactgCGCCAgttgtagtttcgccagcactatgcaaattcactaaaatgcgaagttgcgctcagggaggcgaacggtagcgaagttgcgctagcgttaattcgtcaagcaaagcgaagttacgctagtgatgcctaatttgcatacggtgccaagttaaagggatactgtcatgggaaaaaacatttttttcaaaatgaatcagttaacagtgctgctccatcaaaattctgcactgaaatccatttctcaaaagagcaaacagatttttttatattcaattttgaaatctgacatggggctagacatattgtcaatttcccagctgctccaagtcatgtgacttgtgctctgataaacttcaatcactctttactgctgtactgcaagttggagtgatatcaccccctccctttcaacccccagctgccaaaaaaaaaaaagaacaatggtaaggtaaccagataacagctccctaacacaagataacagctgcctggtagatctaagaacaacactcaatagtaaaaacccatgtcccactgagacacattcagttacattgagaaggaaaaacagcagcctgccagaaagcatttctctcctaaagtgcagatacaagtcacatgaccaggggcagctgggaaatttacaaaatgtctagccccatgtcagatctcaaaattgaatataaaaaaatctgtttgctcttttgagaattggatttcagtgcagaattctgctggagtagcactattaacggatgcgttatgaaaaaa encodes:
- the hes5.4.L gene encoding transcription factor HES-5, which produces MASTHVALDCSMENPKAKTSLRQIRKPVVEKMRRDRINSSIKQLRMLLEKEFQRHQPNSKLEKADILEMTVNYLKDRQLQMNADAFARKSPFQDYKQGYSRCLEETLQFLSQTEMQKQANWKLMQHFNRNVPADSDLPQGAPSLKHSSSNTSEIIWRPW